DNA sequence from the Entomomonas asaccharolytica genome:
GGTAGATAATTAAGATTTTCTTCTGCTTTCTTTTGCGTTGCTACACGCATAATGCTATCAACATCTTTAATAGCAATTCTGGTGTAAGGTTTATCAGGTGTCCAATAAGCCATACCCAAGAAGGTAGTCATACTAGTAGCTGTGGTAGATGAAGGATCACCTGCATTGTTACGGGTTAAAGAAGCTAAGAAATAACCTTGCCACGCTTTATCAGTATTATTAGTAATTTGATAATTAACACCAATACGATAAGCGGCTGGATCTACACAACCTACTCTGTTTTTCTTTTTACTGGCACAAGCTTCATCCATACCACGTAAGAAGGTATAAGTTTTAACGTAATTAATACCATCTTTTGTATATGTTAAGTTAACTTTTAATTCTTTTTGACCATCAGCTAATTTATAACTTTGTTGTTCTGTTTGATAAACAGGAACAACATTACTATTAGAAGTAGAAAATACTCTACTTCCTGCTGTATATAAAACTTCCCCAGCGTTACTAAATAGTCTAAAAGGCGTATTAGGTGTATTTAATGCTTTTGGATAGGCTTTGAGATCTAACTCAACGACATCACCACCTTTTGGATTAATTTTAAGTTTTAAGACATCTGTCTCTACTTCTATAAATTGATTGTTAGTAGAAGTGGTAACTGGTTGGTTAGGTACAGTAACTTGATGATTTTCTGTAGCATTAGCATTTTCACCAGTAGGTGCAGGCTGATGAATATCTGAATTGATATTATTCATATCAGTAGAATTCTGCACATTTTGAGTGACTTGCGCTGTTTGAGTCCCTTCTTCATTAGGGACTTTATGATAATCATCATTCCATTGCAGTAGTATTAAATAAGCCACAACAGCTAATGCAACTAATAAGATAGGACGTTGAATATCCATAGTTATTTAATCTTCAATTGAATGTTTAGAGGTATTTTTAGGAGGAACCGGATCATAACCACCAGGATTCCATGGATGACAGCGGAGTAAACGGCGAACTCCTAAATAGCTACCATGTAGCAAACCATACTGTTCAATTGCTTCGTATGTATAACATGAACAGCTAGGATAAAAACGACAGTGACTTGCCATTAACGGACTAATAGCATACTGGTAAAACTTTATGGACAATAATGCTACTTTACGCATATCAGCCGCCATTTTCAGAATTTGTAGAATTTTTAACTGAAAGTCTTTTCCAGAATTTAATGAACTGATCATGCAATTCATTATTTTCTACTTCAGCTAATCCTCTACGCGCCACCACTACAACATCATAACTATCAATTAGATGTTGATTTAGACGGAATACTTCACGTATTTGTCTTTTTAGTCGATTACGTTGTACTGCTAATTTAACGCTTTTTTTACCT
Encoded proteins:
- the yidD gene encoding membrane protein insertion efficiency factor YidD, with protein sequence MRKVALLSIKFYQYAISPLMASHCRFYPSCSCYTYEAIEQYGLLHGSYLGVRRLLRCHPWNPGGYDPVPPKNTSKHSIED
- the rnpA gene encoding ribonuclease P protein component: MVSHNFSKQKRLLEAKHFKRVFDSPDKKLSTSYILLLVCKNDLDHPRLGLVIGKKSVKLAVQRNRLKRQIREVFRLNQHLIDSYDVVVVARRGLAEVENNELHDQFIKFWKRLSVKNSTNSENGG